Proteins found in one Pieris napi chromosome 6, ilPieNapi1.2, whole genome shotgun sequence genomic segment:
- the LOC125050138 gene encoding guanine nucleotide-binding protein G(s) subunit alpha, which translates to MGCFGSPGAKSGEDDAKTQKRRSDAITRQLQKDKQLYRATHRLLLLGAGESGKSTIVKQMRILHVNGFSDKERREKIEDIKKNIRDAILTITGAMSTLTPPIPLEKAENKARVDYIQDVASQPDFDYPREFYEHTEELWKDGGVQRTYERSNEYQLIDCAKYFLDKVHVIKHPEYTPTEQDILRCRVLTSGIFETQFVVDKVNFHMFDVGGQRDERRKWIQCFNDVTAIIFVTACSSYNMVLREDPTQNRLRESLDLFKSIWNNRWLRTISVILFLNKQDLLAEKVLAGKSRLEDYFSEFARYQTPPDASPDVRDHPEVARAKYFIRDEFLRISTASGEGKHYCYPHFTCAVDTENIKRVFNDCRDIIQRMHLRQYELL; encoded by the exons ATGGGCTGCTTCGGTTCGCCGGGCGCCAAAAGCGGCGAGGATGACGCCAAAACGCAGAAACGACGGAGCGACGCCATCACACGCCAATTACAAAAAGATAAACAG TTATATCGCGCAACGCATCGCTTGCTCCTCCTCGGCGCTGGCGAGTCCGGCAAGTCGACGATTGTGAAACAAATGCGCATTCTCCACGTAAACGGATTCTCTGATAAGGAACGTCGGGAGAAGATTGAGGATATCAAGAAGAATATTCGCGATGCGATTCTC ACGATAACTGGTGCGATGAGCACGCTTACACCGCCCATACCTCTCgaaaaggccgagaataaagcTCGAGTTGACTACATACAA GACGTAGCTTCACAACCGGATTTCGACTACCCACGTGAGTTCTATGAGCACACGGAGGAGCTCTGGAAGGATGGAGGGGTTCAGCGGACATATGAGCGCAGTAACGAGTACCAGCTTATCGACTGCGCCAAGTA TTTCCTGGACAAAGTGCACGTGATAAAGCACCCAGAGTACACGCCCACGGAGCAAGACATCCTTCGCTGCCGAGTTCTCACTTCGGGCATCTTTGAGACGCAGTTCGTGGTCGATAAAGTCAATTTCCA TATGTTCGACGTGGGCGGTCAGCGCGACGAGCGCCGTAAGTGGATCCAGTGCTTCAACGACGTGACGGCTATCATCTTCGTGACGGCCTGCTCCTCCTACAACATGGTGCTGCGGGAGGACCCCACGCAGAACAGGCTCCGGGAGTCGCTGGATCTCTTTAAGAGCATATGGAATAATCG ATGGCTCCGCACAATATCGGTGATCCTGTTCCTCAATAAGCAGGACCTGCTCGCGGAGAAAGTGCTCGCGGGCAAGTCCCGGCTCGAGGATTACTTCTCGGAGTTTGCCCGATACCAGACTCCGCCTGACGCCAGCCCCGACGTCAGGGACCATCCGGAGGTGGCTCGCGCTAAATACTTCATACGGGACGAGTTCCTG CGCATCAGTACGGCCAGTGGCGAAGGCAAGCACTACTGCTACCCTCACTTCACGTGCGCCGTGGACACCGAGAACATCAAGCGCGTCTTCAACGACTGCCGCGACATCATTCAGAGGATGCATCTGCGGCAGTACGAGCTGCTCTAA
- the LOC125050147 gene encoding sodium/hydrogen exchanger 8-like, whose product MAMPKMCSIYIFSILFVMVNTQSVNETHSEGLQGKVDEMETPPIAYPTSLAFLFIFLTLLVGVIVRAVMLITTMCIPYRVVMFIFGGFLGFFAHKYPAFKPFVTICYIDVDLLLTVFLPIILFFTSYSVDSHSFWKSFPQILMVGVAGVLLTALMAAFMAYYLIESSWNFTTALLFGIVCSPIYPVEIVTQLKELTKGKNISVLLLGEGLIGDATVMIEFTAVLGYLASALTDASQISLMLIRFAGGGVILGLVMGKITSGLLSLTYYDLLCCVTLTLAGAYLTYYIGEKFFYVSGLLGTVIAGVMVSTTKSTVSAEVEQIVSHFWRILSHIANTLLFTIVGVVIFEKLCYVVTVRQVALVFVTYTTVYASRLLVYAAMTPILRTIGYGMSWQHAMACVWGGLRGPLSLCLALIVLETPLTADVGEVFIIQTAGLVLLSLLINATTISKVLKILGLAEISLAKKANMTNCVKRVMMTRDRCISMLKMDKFLADANWDLVQANTTIKHPYQLQMSGRDEDSDDETYMGYHYTTCPDCEREIPNEPTKKEIAEMMREANQRVLKALKISYWRQYEHGKISKDGVRTLVQAVEVAADSDNGKINLEQLGTLWKPKAHAVWLRRKLVDMMMPDAANAQVPRHPWRQYCYRIVSNIWFDGFIYIMILCNTPVILCEVALRGPVRREVTIAIKSLNL is encoded by the exons ATGGCCATGCCGAAAATGTgctctatttatattttttcgatattatttgttatggTTAAtacacaaagtgtaaatgaaACACATAGTGAAGGGTTGCAAGGAAAAGTAGATGAAATGGAGACACCACCTATAGCTTACCCAACGTCTTTGGCATTTCTCTTCATATTCCTAACACTTTTAGTTGGTGTAATAGTCAGAGCTGTCATGCTGATAACCACAATGTGTATACCATATAGAGTGGTAATGTTCATATTTGGGGGCTTTCTTGGATTTTTTGCCCATAAATATCCGGCCTTCAAACCGTTTGTTACGATTTGCTACATAGACGTAGATTTGTTGCTGACGGTTTTCCTGCCGATCATACTATTTTTCACGTCTTATAGCGTTGATTCTCACTCATTTTGGAAGAGTTTTCCTCAAATTTTAATGGTTGGCGTTGCAGGAGTGCTGCTCACAGCTCTTATGGCAGCCTTCATGGCATATTATTTGATTGAATCGTCATGGAATTTTACCACTGCTCTCCTGTTTGGTATCGTCTGTTCGCCTATATATCCCGTTGAAATCGTTACGCAGTTAAAAGAACTTACCAAGGGTAAAAATATCAGTGTGCTACTACTGGGAGAGGGTTTAATAGGTGATGCAACTGTTATGATCGAGTTTACAGCAGTACTTGGATATCTAGCGTCGGCTCTTACTGATGCATCTCAAATTTCTTTAATGTTGATACGATTCGCGGGGGGTGGAGTGATACTGGGCTTGGTTATGGGAAAGATTACATCCGGATTGCTATCTCTTACATATTACGATTTGTTATGCTGTGTTACTCTGACGTTGGCTGGTGCTTACTTGACGTATTATATAGGTGAGAAATTCTTTTACGTATCGGGCTTGTTGGGGACTGTTATTGCGGGAGTGATGGTGAGCACGACGAAGTCAACAGTTTCCGCGGAAGTGGAGCAAATTGTGTCACACTTTTGGAGGATTCTATCGCATATAGCGAATACATTGTTGTTTACGATCGTTGGAGTGGTCATATTTGAAAAGTTGTGCTATGTTGTAACTGTGAGACAAGTGGCGTTGGTGTTTGTGACTTATACTACAGTGTATGCGTCGAGGTTATTGGTGTATGCGGCTATGACTCCTATATTGAGGACCATAGGATATGGAATGTCCTGGCAGCATGCGATGGCCTGTGTTTGGGGTGGCCTACGCGGACCATTATCTCTTTGTTTGGCTCTGATTGTTCTTGAAACACCGTTGACTGCGGATGTTGGGGAG GTCTTCATAATCCAAACAGCTGGGCTTGTTTTGCTATCTCTTCTCATAAATGCAACCACGATTAGCAAAGTCTTGAAGATTCTAGGCCTAGCCGAAATATCCCTTGCCAAAAAGGCCAATATGACGAACTGTGTAAAACGCGTCATGATGACGAGGGATCGATGTATTTCAATGTTGAAGATGGATAAGTTCCTTGCTGATGCTAACTGGGACCTGGTGCAGGCTA ATACAACAATAAAACACCCATACCAGCTGCAAATGTCTGGCCGTGATGAAGATAGTGATGACGAAACGTATATGGGATATCATTACACCACTTGTCCTGATTGCGAGAGAGAGATACCCAACGAGCCCACGAAGAAGGAGATAGCGGAAATGATGAG GGAAGCTAATCAAAGGGTGCTAAAAGCCCTCAAAATATCCTACTGGCGTCAGTATGAGCACGGTAAAATAAGCAAAGACGGGGTGAGGACGTTGGTTCAAGCTGTGGAAGTGGCTGCGGACTCAGATAATGGGAAGATTAATTTGGAGCAATTGGGGACTCTGTGGAAGCCAAAG GCTCACGCGGTCTGGCTTCGTCGTAAACTGGTAGATATGATGATGCCAGACGCAGCCAACGCCCAGGTACCACGACATCCCTGGCGGCAGTATTGCTATCGCATCGTTAGCAACATTTGGTTCGATGGTTTCATATACATAATGATATTATGTAATACACCAGTTATATTATGT
- the LOC125050150 gene encoding origin recognition complex subunit 6 gives MATSNTLRLLAVKLGLANEVKVLSKAAEFERLLQIKSTPGNNFSDTSKIVILLDLAASLLGTNFDQKTAVKYSGLKGPSYRNTRKVIENLLELDNEKLSISTLCLNLQCTGVQDLAESIMKEYETSSKVVLDLTLPHYVCMAVYQACRINRVKITKSKIIEKSRLKPGQWSELDAEWTKIVDEKFLVVKKRGRPPKVVIENENEMEIDSSPIKETTETKIEPYEDWKRRMLEQAYKELRELQNQKRIGKNRVSFNEDMLPRRSSRMTPQKSSGMTPQKSSGMTPLKSPSKQRTPQKFSPYKSPEKARLRLNFPKI, from the exons atgGCTACGTCAAACACTCTGCGGCTCTTAGCTGTTAAATTAGGTTTGGCTAACGAAGTAAAAGTTCTGAG caAAGCTGCAGAATTTGAACGCTTACTTCAAATTAAATCTACTCCAGGGAATAACTTTTCAGACACaagtaaaattgtaatacttcTAGATTTGGCAGCTTCTTTGCTTGGTACTAATTTTGATCAA aaaactGCTGTTAAGTATTCAGGGTTAAAGGGACCAAGCTATAGAAATACTAGAAAGGTGATTGAGAATTTACTTGAGTTGGACAATGAAAAGCTATCAATATCCACACTGTGCTTGAACCTACAGTGTACCGGAGTACAAGATCTTGCTGAAAGTATCATGAAAGAATATGAAACAAGCTCTAAAGTG GTATTGGATTTGACATTACCCCATTATGTTTGTATGGCAGTATACCAGGCTtgtag AATCAATAGAGTAAAGAtaacaaaatctaaaataatagaaaaatccAGATTAAAACCTGGGCAATGGAGTGAGTTGGATGCAGAGTGGACTAAAATTGTGGATGAAAAGTTTcttgttgttaaaaaaaggGGACGGCCACCCAAAGTTGTTATTGAAA atgAAAATGAAATGGAAATAGATTCAAGTCCTATAAAAGAGACAACGGAAACAAAAATAGAACCTTATGAGGATTGGAAGCGAAGAATGTTAGAACAAGCTTACAAGGAGTTGAGAGAGTTACAGAATCAAAAGAGAATAGGTAAAAACAGGGTTAGTTTTAATGAAGACATGCTACCCCGAAGATCTTCAAGAATGACACCACAAAAATCATCAGGAATGACACCACAAAAATCATCAGGAATGACACCACTAAAATCGCCATCTAAACAAAGAACTCCGCAAAAGTTTTCGCCATACAAAAGTCCGGAGAAAGCTAGGCTAAGACTGAATTTTccaaaaatttga